One Devosia lacusdianchii genomic window carries:
- a CDS encoding DMT family transporter, whose translation MLRNKSFAGTVGGLAAVLIWSLTAPVIALAVGIDPFLYVTLGDGIGALVFVVLWVARRHNPLPELKTIPLWFYGLGLIGISVHNLTWVAALQQAPPLEATLIIYTWPLLVIVFTTISLGQKFRWFHIVAGLLGMAGIAVLLMGRGLGIGGFNLLPGHGWALVSALTWSVFSAVSARYPYLTSSFLGVVFFLSMVINGAVWLFYQGAPLAPTQSLWIAGTASIFFALGYAMWDFGMKHGNSQLIGAISFLTPVLTAVYLVLLGKADLTVYLLASLALVVAGIAVAKYGPMLRSEKAQP comes from the coding sequence TTGCTGCGCAACAAATCTTTCGCGGGTACGGTGGGCGGCTTGGCCGCCGTGCTCATCTGGTCGCTGACCGCGCCGGTCATCGCCCTGGCCGTGGGCATAGATCCGTTTCTCTACGTCACGCTGGGTGACGGCATTGGCGCGCTGGTCTTCGTCGTGCTGTGGGTGGCCCGCCGACACAATCCGCTGCCGGAACTCAAGACCATTCCGCTCTGGTTCTACGGCCTGGGACTGATCGGCATCAGCGTCCACAACCTGACCTGGGTAGCGGCGCTACAGCAGGCCCCGCCGCTCGAAGCGACCCTGATCATCTATACCTGGCCGCTGCTGGTGATCGTCTTCACGACCATATCGCTGGGCCAAAAATTTCGCTGGTTCCACATCGTTGCCGGTCTTCTGGGCATGGCCGGCATCGCCGTGCTCCTCATGGGGCGCGGGCTGGGCATTGGCGGGTTCAACCTGCTGCCGGGTCACGGCTGGGCCCTGGTATCGGCGCTGACCTGGAGCGTCTTCTCCGCCGTGTCGGCGCGCTATCCCTACCTCACCAGCAGTTTTCTGGGCGTCGTCTTCTTCCTCAGCATGGTGATCAACGGCGCGGTCTGGTTGTTCTACCAAGGCGCGCCGCTGGCACCGACCCAGAGCCTGTGGATCGCCGGGACCGCGTCGATCTTCTTCGCGCTCGGCTATGCCATGTGGGATTTCGGCATGAAGCACGGCAATTCCCAGTTGATCGGCGCCATCAGCTTCCTCACCCCGGTGCTGACAGCGGTCTATCTCGTCCTGCTCGGCAAGGCCGATCTCACCGTCTACCTGCTGGCATCGCTCGCCCTGGTCGTGGCGGGGATCGCCGTCGCCAAATACGGTCCGATGCTGCGCTCGGAGAAGGCACAGCCCTAG
- a CDS encoding diguanylate cyclase domain-containing protein — MTDAATVKETNGAFWTRVRSALGALRPVRDQQRSPAYGQAAIARSIGIKPKLGARIEEELVHGWHNAAARKVSLSLLVIEIDRMTDYFNAYGKAATDDCVLATMRAVTDALPRSGDTCLRLGRATFVIVLPDLPVLMARASAAKIAEAIRKLSLAHKESHAGIVTVSMGLAVTNPHGGYDKKFFEAAAEALKKAQRKGLSRIEAVDLRPAQERKRKAA; from the coding sequence ATGACCGACGCGGCGACTGTCAAAGAAACCAACGGGGCTTTCTGGACCCGTGTGCGTTCGGCGCTGGGCGCGTTGCGGCCGGTGCGGGATCAGCAGCGGTCCCCGGCCTACGGGCAAGCGGCGATCGCCCGCTCGATCGGCATCAAGCCCAAGCTTGGCGCCCGGATCGAGGAAGAGCTGGTGCATGGCTGGCATAATGCCGCGGCGCGCAAGGTCTCGCTAAGCCTACTCGTCATCGAAATCGACCGCATGACCGACTATTTCAACGCCTATGGCAAGGCCGCCACTGACGACTGCGTGCTGGCGACGATGCGGGCGGTGACCGATGCCCTGCCGCGTAGCGGCGACACTTGCCTGCGGCTGGGCCGGGCCACTTTCGTGATCGTACTGCCGGACCTGCCGGTGCTGATGGCGCGGGCCAGTGCCGCCAAGATCGCCGAAGCTATCCGCAAACTGAGCCTGGCGCACAAGGAAAGCCATGCCGGCATCGTGACCGTGAGCATGGGACTGGCCGTGACCAATCCGCATGGCGGCTACGACAAGAAATTCTTCGAAGCGGCAGCAGAGGCGCTGAAGAAGGCGCAGCGCAAGGGCCTGAGCCGCATCGAGGCCGTGGACCTGCGGCCAGCGCAGGAGCGCAAGCGCAAGGCTGCGTGA
- a CDS encoding YcgN family cysteine cluster protein gives MAFWDEKTLDEMTDTEWEALCDGCGRCCLIKLEDEDTGILITSDVRCKLLDGDTCACTDYPGRQAKVPDCIKLTPQNVTEIKWIPTTCAYRRIAEGKGLAWWHPLISGDPQTVVDVGVSVKGRTFLETEVEPDTWEEHAVDWPEWEPPESL, from the coding sequence ATGGCCTTTTGGGACGAAAAAACGCTTGATGAAATGACCGACACGGAGTGGGAAGCCCTCTGCGACGGCTGCGGGCGTTGCTGCCTGATCAAGCTCGAGGATGAGGATACCGGTATCCTCATCACCTCGGACGTGCGCTGCAAGCTGCTCGACGGCGATACCTGCGCCTGTACCGACTATCCGGGACGCCAGGCCAAGGTGCCCGACTGCATCAAGCTGACGCCGCAGAACGTGACCGAGATCAAGTGGATCCCTACCACCTGCGCCTATCGTCGCATTGCCGAAGGCAAGGGCCTGGCCTGGTGGCACCCACTGATCTCGGGCGATCCGCAGACAGTGGTGGATGTGGGCGTATCGGTGAAGGGCCGGACCTTCCTCGAAACCGAGGTTGAGCCTGACACCTGGGAAGAGCACGCCGTCGACTGGCCCGAATGGGAACCGCCGGAGAGCCTCTAG
- a CDS encoding Hsp70 family protein, which yields MTLACGLDFGTSNSTFARVDQHGHPQLLGLEDGKPTIPSVIFFGFEDDSLHFGRQAVAEYVTGAEGRLMRSLKSVLGTGLIGDTTRVKARSYGFLEILGIFIGELKRRAESELGEGVDSVVCGRPVHFVDDDPVADAAAQSQLEGAVRAQGFTHIDFQFEPIAAALDYERQVNSERLALIVDLGGGTSDFSVVRVSPERARATDRSADILATAGVHIGGTDFDRLLSMTKVMPELGLGTMNKDGKRHLPVAPYYDLSTWHRINRLYNAQTLRDLRGTKREARAPERVEMMIELIEDRLGHRLVGAVEAAKIALSDVEATEFAFPVRERSIETVMTINDLTTALASSVERIESTIEETLRRAGIGADAVDSLILTGGSTQVPAIAGRLEALFPEADLVRTDVLGSVGLGLAMDAKRKFGG from the coding sequence ATGACCCTTGCTTGCGGCCTCGACTTTGGCACGTCCAATTCGACCTTTGCGCGCGTCGACCAGCATGGGCATCCGCAATTGCTGGGGCTGGAGGACGGCAAGCCGACGATCCCGAGCGTGATCTTCTTTGGCTTCGAGGATGACAGCCTGCATTTCGGGCGCCAGGCGGTGGCTGAATATGTCACGGGGGCCGAGGGCCGGCTGATGCGCTCGCTCAAGAGCGTGCTGGGCACGGGGCTGATTGGCGACACCACGCGGGTCAAGGCGCGCAGCTATGGATTTCTCGAAATTCTCGGCATTTTCATTGGCGAGTTGAAGCGGCGCGCCGAGAGCGAGCTGGGCGAGGGTGTCGACAGTGTGGTCTGCGGGCGGCCGGTGCATTTCGTCGATGACGATCCGGTCGCCGACGCAGCGGCGCAGAGCCAGCTTGAAGGCGCGGTGCGGGCACAGGGCTTCACGCATATCGATTTTCAGTTCGAGCCGATTGCGGCAGCGCTCGACTATGAGCGGCAGGTCAATTCGGAGCGGCTGGCACTGATCGTCGACCTCGGCGGCGGTACGTCGGACTTTTCGGTGGTGCGGGTATCGCCGGAGCGGGCGCGCGCCACCGACCGCAGTGCAGACATTCTGGCGACCGCTGGCGTGCACATCGGCGGCACCGATTTCGACCGGCTGCTGTCGATGACCAAGGTTATGCCGGAGCTTGGGCTGGGCACCATGAACAAGGACGGCAAGCGGCACCTGCCGGTCGCCCCCTATTACGACCTCTCGACCTGGCATCGTATCAATCGGCTCTACAATGCCCAGACGCTGCGCGACCTGCGTGGCACCAAGCGTGAGGCGCGGGCGCCCGAGCGGGTGGAGATGATGATTGAACTGATCGAGGATCGGCTGGGGCATCGGCTGGTCGGCGCGGTGGAAGCGGCCAAGATTGCGCTGTCGGATGTCGAGGCGACGGAGTTCGCCTTTCCGGTGCGCGAGCGCAGCATCGAAACCGTGATGACGATCAATGACTTGACCACGGCCCTGGCCAGCTCGGTGGAACGCATTGAATCAACGATTGAAGAAACGCTGCGGCGGGCGGGAATTGGCGCCGACGCAGTGGATAGCCTGATTCTGACGGGCGGCTCGACGCAGGTGCCCGCTATCGCTGGACGGCTGGAGGCGCTGTTCCCCGAGGCGGATTTGGTGCGTACGGACGTGTTGGGCAGCGTGGGGTTGGGACTGGCAATGGATGCGAAGCGGAAGTTTGGGGGGTAG